A stretch of Oncorhynchus mykiss isolate Arlee chromosome 14, USDA_OmykA_1.1, whole genome shotgun sequence DNA encodes these proteins:
- the LOC110488634 gene encoding carnosine synthase 1-like isoform X1, which yields MLSLSSLPTTVVPSLSSPGGCATGGPRVWSSNQEVALFQTLQEALREIDLPETQDLPQGMSHSELCVCVLGSPLPYLSLLLEAGQRSPGDALLCLSPSWLSHSSPSLLVHKAVTFDLGGRTFLSNFNPPRKVTYFLSCDPWAEEEVTRETDCPSGGSGALCRFWGDVLTTRVLLQKAKIHCPPTLALLLPPGQMGLEEGRTGGVEVVHLEKGVEGGMNSVRNKVDSFLESEDMKGSESVVLRRSGGTFVGEATSPPVYLSRNNRDEVWAKVGYLLPQLLPGEAVLLEAYCSPLKPGPRVEDRTWEQYTDCRPQVPDLSFRLCAIVSRSPLDLPLLYKLVCRVGVSDTPLSHSHSLSQSLETTLLECGFTDPTMATSLHRLATDTALSCLRVVMETESSMSAELRGGEGAQTDMIGVDLLFTMDGYIISPVVLGLHPSLCLRSSFPDQGMGLEGCDSGIEGWSRGTLLLTPLLRSQYYLMQEKTVLVVGAGGHSKKFIWGAAKKYKLKILLVDCDPAHFASQLVDHFLPLPDLPDHRRDDQHCSRICDWLLSSGLCPDGCVCFWDDCVVLTSLVCDRLGLRGPPPEAIRIAKEKSRTHRHLLGLRKSTGTNLTSVEQPSGQADGLVEFREGERRGRQQNGMVNGMVNMEGDSMRAMADFDRGDLFNEAMGKPDTTAPTSSSASASSSFSLSFCTFRPSTPLLSPSPSSYAVPCIHVESALDLEKAASGGEEGPGGASVGVVRFPAVMKLEYGAGAVGVRKVGSLEESLAHFERIGGDLREETDYPGIGLGWGNAMTLMEYVGGTEHDVDVVLFEGRLEGAFVSDNGPTRAPAFTETASQMPSGLAPDKRAQLIRAAHHACLGCGLQDGVFNVELKMTEVGPRLIEINARMGGFYLRDWIQQLYGVDILMAAFMVSCGVRPCLPSATALPARGHFAGVMVVVSQHLQALRSTASPERLRGLHQDGALWLNELAEEDELISGEYEEPFCNVGVRDAHNAANARQRLLALCQGLGLHCPPRYDLGYFLSHFN from the exons ATG ctctctctcagctctctccccACCACCGTTGtccccagcctctcctctccaggaGGATGTGCTACTGGGGGACCGAGGGTATGGTCCTCCAACCAGGAGGTGGCTCTGTTCCAGACCCTGCAAGAGGCTCTGAGGGAGATCGACCTGCCTGAAACACAGGACCTGCCACAGG GTATGAGTCACtctgagctgtgtgtctgtgttttgggATCCcccctcccctacctctctctgctGTTGGAGGCAGGCCAACGGAGCCCAG GAGATGCTCTCCTGTGTCTTTCTCCTTCCTGgctctctcactcctccccctccctcctggtCCACAAGGCTGTCACCTTTGACTTGGGAGGCCGCACTTTCCTCTCCAACTTCAACCCCCCTCGCAAGGTCACCTACTTCCTGTCATGTGACCCTTGGGCTGAGGAGGAAGTGACCCGGGAGACAGACTGCCCAAGCGGAGGTTCCGGCGCACTGTGTCGATTCTGGGGGGATGTTCTGACCACCAGGGTTCTGCTGCAAAAGGCCAAGATCCACTGCCCCCCGACGCTGGCCTTACTGTTGCCCCCGGGACAGATGGGACTGGaggagggcaggacaggaggggTGGAGGTGGTGCACCTAGaaaagggggtggagggagggatgaactCCGTACGAAACAAGGTGGACTCTTTCCTGGAGTCTGAGGATATGAAGGGATCTGAGAGT GTGGTGCTCAGGCGCAGTGGTGGGACGTTCGTGGGCGAGGCAACCTCACCCCCTGTCTACCTGTCCAGGAACAACAGGGATGAGGTCTGGGCCAAGGTAGGTTATCTCCTGCCCCAGCTCCTCCCTGGAGAGGCAGTGCTGCTGGAGGCCTACTGCTCCCCACTGAAGCCTGGGCCGCGGGTAGAGGACCGCACCTGGGAACAGTACACCG actgcagGCCTCAGGTTCCAGACCTGTCCTTCAGACTGTGTGCCATCGTAAGTCGCTCACCTCTGGACCTGCCTCTCCTCTACAAg TTGGTGTGTAGAGTGGGTGTGTCCGACACCCCCCTCTCTCACAGCCACTCCCTCTCTCAGTCCTTGGAGACCACCCTATTAGAGTGTGGTTTCACTGACCCTACCATGGCAACTTCTCTCCATCGCTTAGCAACGGACACCGCCCTGTCCTGCCTTCGTGTTGTCATGGAAACAGAGTCAAGCATGTCCGCGGAACTGCGTGGTGGAGAGGGCGCCCAGACCGACatgatag gCGTAGACCTCCTCTTCACCATGGATGGTTACATCATCAGCCCTGTTGTCCTTggcctccacccctccctctgtctccgcTCCTCCTTCCCGGATcaagggatggggctggagggaTGTGACAGTGGGATAGAGGGGTGGAGTAGGGgcaccctcctcctcacccccctcctccgCTCCCAGTACTACCTGATGCAGGAGAAGACTGTGCTGGTGGTGGGAGCTGGAGGACACAGTAAGAAGTTCATTTGGGGAGCAGCCAAAAAGTACAAACTCAAG ATCCTGCTTGTGGACTGTGACCCCGCCCACTTCGCCTCCCAGCTGGTCGACCACTTCCTGCCCCTGCCAGACCTGCCCGACCACCGCCGTGACGACCAGCACTGCTCCCGCATTTGTGATTGGCTGTTGTCCTCTGGGCTCTGCCCTGATGGCTGCGTGTGTTTCTGGGATGACTGCGTGGTGCTGACGTCTCTGGTCTGTGATAGGCTGGGGCTCAGGGGGCCTCCTCCAGAGGCCATCCGCATCGCGAAGGAGAAGAGCCGCACCCACAGGCACCTTCTGGGCTTACGGAAGTCTACTGGGACTAACCTGACCAGTGTTGAGCAACCCTCCGGTCAGGCGGATGGCCTGGTTGAGTTTAgagaaggtgagaggagaggaagacagcagAATGGTATGGTCAACGGCATGGTGAACATGGAAGGGGATAGTATGAGAGCTATGGCCGATTTTGACAGGGGGGATCTCTTCAATGAGGCAATGGGCAAACCCGACACTACCGCCCCTACCTCTTCATCTGCCTCAGCCTCCTCGTCCTTCTCACTGTCCTTCTGCACTTTCCggccctccactcccctcctttctccctccccttcttcctaTGCTGTTCCCTGTATCCATGTGGAGAGCGCCCTGGATCTGGAGAAGGCAGCcagtgggggggaggaggggcCTGGTGGGGCCAGTGTAGGGGTGGTGAGGTTCCCTGCCGTCATGAAGCTGGAGTATGGGGCCGGGGCGGTCGGTGTGAGGAAGGTGGGCTCTCTGGAGGAAAGCCTGGCACACTTTGAGAGGATCGGAGGGGACCTCCGCGAGGAGACAGACTACCCTGGCATTGGCCTGGGCTGGGGCAACGCCATGACCCTCATGGAGTACGTGGGAGGCACAGAGCACGACGTGGATGTGGTCCTGTTTGAGGGGCGACTGGAGGGCGCTTTCGTGTCCGACAATGGCCCCACCCGTGCTCCGGCTTTCACCGAGACGGCCTCCCAGATGCCCTCGGGACTTGCCCCGGACAAGCGTGCTCAGCTGATTCGCGCGGCGCACCACGCCTGCCTGGGCTGCGGCCTGCAAGACGGCGTGTTCAATGTTGAGCTGAAGATGACCGAGGTGGGCCCGAGGCTCATCGAGATCAACGCCCGCATGGGCGGCTTCTACCTGCGCGACTGGATCCAGCAGCTGTACGGCGTGGACATCCTGATGGCCGCCTTCATGGTGTCCTGTGGGGTGCGTCCGTGCCTGCCCTCGGCCACAGCGCTCCCAGCCAGAGGCCACTTTGCTGGGGTGATGGTTGTGGTGTCCCAGCACCTCCAGGCCCTGAGAAGCACAGCCAGCCCTGAGCGCCTGCGAGGGCTGCACCAGGACGGGGCGCTGTGGCTGAACGAGCTGGCTGAGGAGGATGAATTGATCTCTGGGGAGTACGAGGAGCCCTTCTGTAATGTCGGGGTGAGAGACGCCCACAACGCCGCCAACGCTCGCCAGCGCCTCCTCGCCCTCTGCCAGGGGCTAGGCCTGCACTGTCCTCCACGCTACGACCTGGGGTACTTCCTGTCCCACTTCAATTAG
- the LOC110488634 gene encoding carnosine synthase 1-like isoform X2 yields the protein MSHSELCVCVLGSPLPYLSLLLEAGQRSPGDALLCLSPSWLSHSSPSLLVHKAVTFDLGGRTFLSNFNPPRKVTYFLSCDPWAEEEVTRETDCPSGGSGALCRFWGDVLTTRVLLQKAKIHCPPTLALLLPPGQMGLEEGRTGGVEVVHLEKGVEGGMNSVRNKVDSFLESEDMKGSESVVLRRSGGTFVGEATSPPVYLSRNNRDEVWAKVGYLLPQLLPGEAVLLEAYCSPLKPGPRVEDRTWEQYTDCRPQVPDLSFRLCAIVSRSPLDLPLLYKLVCRVGVSDTPLSHSHSLSQSLETTLLECGFTDPTMATSLHRLATDTALSCLRVVMETESSMSAELRGGEGAQTDMIGVDLLFTMDGYIISPVVLGLHPSLCLRSSFPDQGMGLEGCDSGIEGWSRGTLLLTPLLRSQYYLMQEKTVLVVGAGGHSKKFIWGAAKKYKLKILLVDCDPAHFASQLVDHFLPLPDLPDHRRDDQHCSRICDWLLSSGLCPDGCVCFWDDCVVLTSLVCDRLGLRGPPPEAIRIAKEKSRTHRHLLGLRKSTGTNLTSVEQPSGQADGLVEFREGERRGRQQNGMVNGMVNMEGDSMRAMADFDRGDLFNEAMGKPDTTAPTSSSASASSSFSLSFCTFRPSTPLLSPSPSSYAVPCIHVESALDLEKAASGGEEGPGGASVGVVRFPAVMKLEYGAGAVGVRKVGSLEESLAHFERIGGDLREETDYPGIGLGWGNAMTLMEYVGGTEHDVDVVLFEGRLEGAFVSDNGPTRAPAFTETASQMPSGLAPDKRAQLIRAAHHACLGCGLQDGVFNVELKMTEVGPRLIEINARMGGFYLRDWIQQLYGVDILMAAFMVSCGVRPCLPSATALPARGHFAGVMVVVSQHLQALRSTASPERLRGLHQDGALWLNELAEEDELISGEYEEPFCNVGVRDAHNAANARQRLLALCQGLGLHCPPRYDLGYFLSHFN from the exons ATGAGTCACtctgagctgtgtgtctgtgttttgggATCCcccctcccctacctctctctgctGTTGGAGGCAGGCCAACGGAGCCCAG GAGATGCTCTCCTGTGTCTTTCTCCTTCCTGgctctctcactcctccccctccctcctggtCCACAAGGCTGTCACCTTTGACTTGGGAGGCCGCACTTTCCTCTCCAACTTCAACCCCCCTCGCAAGGTCACCTACTTCCTGTCATGTGACCCTTGGGCTGAGGAGGAAGTGACCCGGGAGACAGACTGCCCAAGCGGAGGTTCCGGCGCACTGTGTCGATTCTGGGGGGATGTTCTGACCACCAGGGTTCTGCTGCAAAAGGCCAAGATCCACTGCCCCCCGACGCTGGCCTTACTGTTGCCCCCGGGACAGATGGGACTGGaggagggcaggacaggaggggTGGAGGTGGTGCACCTAGaaaagggggtggagggagggatgaactCCGTACGAAACAAGGTGGACTCTTTCCTGGAGTCTGAGGATATGAAGGGATCTGAGAGT GTGGTGCTCAGGCGCAGTGGTGGGACGTTCGTGGGCGAGGCAACCTCACCCCCTGTCTACCTGTCCAGGAACAACAGGGATGAGGTCTGGGCCAAGGTAGGTTATCTCCTGCCCCAGCTCCTCCCTGGAGAGGCAGTGCTGCTGGAGGCCTACTGCTCCCCACTGAAGCCTGGGCCGCGGGTAGAGGACCGCACCTGGGAACAGTACACCG actgcagGCCTCAGGTTCCAGACCTGTCCTTCAGACTGTGTGCCATCGTAAGTCGCTCACCTCTGGACCTGCCTCTCCTCTACAAg TTGGTGTGTAGAGTGGGTGTGTCCGACACCCCCCTCTCTCACAGCCACTCCCTCTCTCAGTCCTTGGAGACCACCCTATTAGAGTGTGGTTTCACTGACCCTACCATGGCAACTTCTCTCCATCGCTTAGCAACGGACACCGCCCTGTCCTGCCTTCGTGTTGTCATGGAAACAGAGTCAAGCATGTCCGCGGAACTGCGTGGTGGAGAGGGCGCCCAGACCGACatgatag gCGTAGACCTCCTCTTCACCATGGATGGTTACATCATCAGCCCTGTTGTCCTTggcctccacccctccctctgtctccgcTCCTCCTTCCCGGATcaagggatggggctggagggaTGTGACAGTGGGATAGAGGGGTGGAGTAGGGgcaccctcctcctcacccccctcctccgCTCCCAGTACTACCTGATGCAGGAGAAGACTGTGCTGGTGGTGGGAGCTGGAGGACACAGTAAGAAGTTCATTTGGGGAGCAGCCAAAAAGTACAAACTCAAG ATCCTGCTTGTGGACTGTGACCCCGCCCACTTCGCCTCCCAGCTGGTCGACCACTTCCTGCCCCTGCCAGACCTGCCCGACCACCGCCGTGACGACCAGCACTGCTCCCGCATTTGTGATTGGCTGTTGTCCTCTGGGCTCTGCCCTGATGGCTGCGTGTGTTTCTGGGATGACTGCGTGGTGCTGACGTCTCTGGTCTGTGATAGGCTGGGGCTCAGGGGGCCTCCTCCAGAGGCCATCCGCATCGCGAAGGAGAAGAGCCGCACCCACAGGCACCTTCTGGGCTTACGGAAGTCTACTGGGACTAACCTGACCAGTGTTGAGCAACCCTCCGGTCAGGCGGATGGCCTGGTTGAGTTTAgagaaggtgagaggagaggaagacagcagAATGGTATGGTCAACGGCATGGTGAACATGGAAGGGGATAGTATGAGAGCTATGGCCGATTTTGACAGGGGGGATCTCTTCAATGAGGCAATGGGCAAACCCGACACTACCGCCCCTACCTCTTCATCTGCCTCAGCCTCCTCGTCCTTCTCACTGTCCTTCTGCACTTTCCggccctccactcccctcctttctccctccccttcttcctaTGCTGTTCCCTGTATCCATGTGGAGAGCGCCCTGGATCTGGAGAAGGCAGCcagtgggggggaggaggggcCTGGTGGGGCCAGTGTAGGGGTGGTGAGGTTCCCTGCCGTCATGAAGCTGGAGTATGGGGCCGGGGCGGTCGGTGTGAGGAAGGTGGGCTCTCTGGAGGAAAGCCTGGCACACTTTGAGAGGATCGGAGGGGACCTCCGCGAGGAGACAGACTACCCTGGCATTGGCCTGGGCTGGGGCAACGCCATGACCCTCATGGAGTACGTGGGAGGCACAGAGCACGACGTGGATGTGGTCCTGTTTGAGGGGCGACTGGAGGGCGCTTTCGTGTCCGACAATGGCCCCACCCGTGCTCCGGCTTTCACCGAGACGGCCTCCCAGATGCCCTCGGGACTTGCCCCGGACAAGCGTGCTCAGCTGATTCGCGCGGCGCACCACGCCTGCCTGGGCTGCGGCCTGCAAGACGGCGTGTTCAATGTTGAGCTGAAGATGACCGAGGTGGGCCCGAGGCTCATCGAGATCAACGCCCGCATGGGCGGCTTCTACCTGCGCGACTGGATCCAGCAGCTGTACGGCGTGGACATCCTGATGGCCGCCTTCATGGTGTCCTGTGGGGTGCGTCCGTGCCTGCCCTCGGCCACAGCGCTCCCAGCCAGAGGCCACTTTGCTGGGGTGATGGTTGTGGTGTCCCAGCACCTCCAGGCCCTGAGAAGCACAGCCAGCCCTGAGCGCCTGCGAGGGCTGCACCAGGACGGGGCGCTGTGGCTGAACGAGCTGGCTGAGGAGGATGAATTGATCTCTGGGGAGTACGAGGAGCCCTTCTGTAATGTCGGGGTGAGAGACGCCCACAACGCCGCCAACGCTCGCCAGCGCCTCCTCGCCCTCTGCCAGGGGCTAGGCCTGCACTGTCCTCCACGCTACGACCTGGGGTACTTCCTGTCCCACTTCAATTAG
- the tmco6 gene encoding transmembrane and coiled-coil domain-containing protein 6: MWRLNAVRHKAGRQGSDLEEFKFKRREHEKELRRARKDSQLVSKRLLLNDDEEEDGTMDTLASDQVVELFNIVRHGRDLVKKEADLRALRKALRSPSAHLILIKQPNSIAILVTNLCGPNPQCRLEAARCLHELSHSPHSEVDSLRLRQATPYLITFLSGQSPKFTELCLYTLGNMCPDSENVRDMLLAQGIIPALNNCIQIHRTNLAVVEAVGFTLSQLISANYVTERIIPAVLASGLIPRLLSVLTPDSQFGLGPVIECAWCLHYLACSNVDNGALVAQGTLLHCTSLLVTLGVAVAKGSIEEGIELLIWPLLRCVGNLLLSGPLGALQPQLNDSRLLAALCAFPQAFLQTHPALARESVWVLNNLTAAADSSVFCSALFYLNLVPALIQLLPFSHGINIMVLRVLGNIAHQGREYCLHLAQAGLLPALCATLKMADTEVVTFSLEVLGQLMASDPQLAEEFVKQSGLPVLEAIQYSNQETIRLRATHLLEHHLLPHCPVDTSASQ; encoded by the exons ATGTGGAGGTTGAACGCAGTCCGCCACAAGGCTGGACGTCAGGGCAGCGACTTGGAGGAGTTCAAGTTCAAGAGACGAGAACATGAAAAAG AGTTGAGACGGGCCCGGAAGGACAGCCAGCTGGTCAGCAAGAGACTCCTGCTGAATgatgacgaggaggaggatgGCACCATGGACACACTGGCCAGCGATCAG GTGGTAGAGTTGTTCAACATAGTTCGCCATGGCAGGGACTTGGTGAAGAAAGAAGCTGACCTAAGAGCGCTGAGGAAAGCCCTCCGCAGCCCCTCAGCCCACCTCATCCTTATCAA GCAGCCGAACAGTATTGCGATCCTGGTGACTAACCTCTGTGGCCCCAACCCTCAGTGTCGGCTGGAGGCTGCCCGCTGTCTCCACGAGCTGTCCCACTCCCCCCACAGCGAGGTGGACTCGTTGAGGCTCCGACAGGCCACACCCTACCTGATCACCTTCCTCTCTGGACAGAGCCCCAAGTTCACT GAGCTGTGTCTCTACACCCTGGGTAACATGTGTCCAGACAGCGAGAATGTGAGAGATATGCTTCTAGCTCAGGGCATCATACCTGCTTTGAACAACTGCATCCAG atcCACAGGACTAACCTGGCAGTGGTTGAAGCAGTAGGGTTCACCCTCTCCCAGCTCATCTCAGCGAACTACGTCACAGAGAGAATCATCCC gGCAGTCTTGGCGTCTGGTTTGATCCCTCGCCTCCTCTCAGTGTTGACCCCTGACTCTCAGTTTGGCCTGGGACCAGTCATTGAGTGTGCCTGGTGCCTGCACTACCTGGCCTGCAG CAACGTGGACAATGGGGCACTGGTGGCCCAAGGTACTCTTCTACATTGCACTTCTCTCTTGGTGACACTTGGTGTTGCTGTTGCTAAAGGAAGTATAGAGGAGGGAATTGAGCTG ttgaTCTGGCCCCTGCTGCGCTGTGTTGGGAACCTGCTGTTATCTGGGCCCCTGGGGGCCCTGCAGCCCCAGCTAAACGATAGCCGTCTCCTGGCTGCGCTGTGTGCTTTTCCTCAGGCCTTCCTCCAGACCCACCCAGCCCTGGCCAGAGAGAGCGTCTGGGTCCTCAACAACCTCACAG ctGCTGCAGACTCCagtgtgttctgttctgccctTTTCTATCTGAATCTGGTTCCTGCTCTGATCCAGCTCCTGCCCTTCTCCCACGGCATTAACATCATG GTGCTAAGGGTTCTGGGTAACATTGCCCATCAGGGGAGAGAGTACTGTCTCCACCTGGCTCAAGCTGGCCTGCTGCCTGCTCTCTGTGCCACACTCAAGATGGCCGACACCGAGGTGGTGACCTTCAGTCTGGAGGTGCTGGGCCAGCTGATGGCCAGTGACCCACAG CTTGCAGAGGAGTTTGTGAAGCAGAGTGGGCTCCCCGTGCTGGAAGCCATCCAGTATAGCAACCAGGAGACTATCCGCCTCAGAGCAACACACCTGCTGGAACATCACCTGCTCCCACACTGCCCG GTGGATACCTCTGCATCCCAGTGA